AGTCCTCATGGACACTGTCGCCGGCTGCATCGAGATCGGCGTGAAGTGGCTGTCCGCGTACGCGTTCTCCACCGAGAACTGGAAGCGCAGCCCCGACGAGGTCAAGTTCCTCATGGGCTTCAACCGCGACGTCATCCGCCGTCGTCGCGACGAGATGCACGAGATGGGGGTGCGGGTCCGTTGGGCGGGGCGCCGACCTCGCCTGTGGCGCAGCGTCATCAAGGAGCTCGAGATCGCCGAGGAGCTCACCGAGGACAACACCGTGATGACGCTGACCATGTGCGTCAACTACGGAGGCCGGGCCGAGATCGTCGACGCCGCACGGGAAATCGCCCGTCGTGCCGCGGCCGGTGAGATCGATCCCGACAAGATCTCGGAGGCGTCGTTCGCGAAGTACCTGGACGAGCCCGACATGCCCGACGTCGATCTGTTCCTGCGCCCCTCCGGTGAGCAGCGGACGTCGAACTTCCTCATCTGGCAGTCCGCCTACGCGGAGATGGTGTTCCAGGAGAAGCTGTTTCCCGACTTCGACCGCCGCGACCTGTGGGCGGCGTGCGTGGAGTACGCGTCGCGTGACCGTCGCTTCGGCGGAGTGAAGTACCAGTGAGCGCCGACGCCGCCGAGGCGCTGCAGGTCCGGACCCGCGCGGCCCTCGAGGGATTCGCGGCCGTCGACGCCGACGACGACGGCTCGCTCCGGTTCGAGTATGGCGGTGCGCTGTGCTCGCTGCGGGCGGTCACCCTCGCGGACGGCCTGGACGTGCTGTCGCTGACCGGCGTGCTGGCGTGGGACCGGACGCTGAAGCCGGCCCTGCACAAGCGGGTGGCGGAGCGTAACGCGCAGGCGCAGTTCGGCACGATCAGCGTGATCGCCCACGGCAAACTCGCCGACGTCGTGCTGCGGTACACGTTCCCGGCCACGGGACTGGCCGACGCGCCGCTCGCGACGATGCTGCTGCTGGTGCTGTCCGGCGTGGAGGAGGCCCGGAAGGGCCTGTCGGCGTAGACCGCTGCCTACTGGGCCTTCGAGCAGTCGCGACAGTTGCCGAAGATCTCGACGGTGTGGCTGACGTCGGTGAAGCCGTTGCTGTCGGCGATGGTCTGGGACCACTGCTCGACGGCGGGCCCGTCGACCTCGACGGTGTAGCCGCAGGCGCGGCACACCAGATGGTGGTGGTGTCCGGAGGAGCAGCGGCGGTAGACCGATTCACCGGTGTCGGTGCGGAGGACGTCGACGGTGCCGGCGTCGGCGAGCGTCTGCAGCGTCCGGTACACGGTCGTGAGGCCGATGCCCTCGCCGCGCTTGCGGAGTTCGTCGTGCAGTTCCTGGGCGGAGCGGAACTCGCTGATCTCGTCGAGCAGGGCCGAGATGGCGCTGCGCTGCTTGGTGGAGCGCACGCCGACGACGGCGCGGGCGCGCGGGGCGGTGCTGTCCGTCACGTTCTCGGTCATCCTTCTTCCTCGGCGTGGGCGACGGCGTCGATGACGATGTGCGCGAGGTGGTCGTCGACGAGTCGGTACATCACCTCGCGGCCGATGCGCTCGCCGTGGACGACGCCGGCGGACTTGAGCACTCGCAGGTGCTGGCTGATCAGTGGCTGCGTGACGCCGAGCGCTCCGACGAGTTCGTGGACGCAGCGCTGCGATTCGCGCAGCTGGAGCACGATCGCGATCCGCACGGGCGCGGCCAGGGCGCGCAGGATCTCGCCGGCCGTGACGAGGGTGTCCTTCGACGGCATCGGTGCCGCGGGAGTCTCGGCGCACGGCCCGTGGTCGTGTGTCTCGGCTCGCAGGTCGCCCGCGTCGGCAACACTCACTGTGCAGCTCCTCACATGCGGTCGAACGAGTCGGACCGCTCCGCCTTATTGCAAATCAATTCCATTTTGATATGCACGAATATGCATGTCAACCGGGCGCGTGGGACGCCTCCTCGGCTACCGATAGTCTGGACGGGCGAAATCCGCACGTGAACCACGCATCTATTACCCAGATGGAGAGCAGCCAAGTGGCACCCAAGTCCATGATCGATACCGTCGCCAACCTCGCCAAGCGCCGTGGCCTCGTCTACCCATGCGGTGAGATCTACGGCGGCACCAAGTCGGCCTGGG
This genomic stretch from Prescottella soli harbors:
- a CDS encoding isoprenyl transferase → MIRRREPQAQPDRVIRPPAPHPSGARPPILQPELIPNHVALVMDGNGRWAQERGLPRTAGHERGEEVLMDTVAGCIEIGVKWLSAYAFSTENWKRSPDEVKFLMGFNRDVIRRRRDEMHEMGVRVRWAGRRPRLWRSVIKELEIAEELTEDNTVMTLTMCVNYGGRAEIVDAAREIARRAAAGEIDPDKISEASFAKYLDEPDMPDVDLFLRPSGEQRTSNFLIWQSAYAEMVFQEKLFPDFDRRDLWAACVEYASRDRRFGGVKYQ
- a CDS encoding ArsR/SmtB family transcription factor → MSVADAGDLRAETHDHGPCAETPAAPMPSKDTLVTAGEILRALAAPVRIAIVLQLRESQRCVHELVGALGVTQPLISQHLRVLKSAGVVHGERIGREVMYRLVDDHLAHIVIDAVAHAEEEG
- a CDS encoding Fur family transcriptional regulator; this translates as MTENVTDSTAPRARAVVGVRSTKQRSAISALLDEISEFRSAQELHDELRKRGEGIGLTTVYRTLQTLADAGTVDVLRTDTGESVYRRCSSGHHHHLVCRACGYTVEVDGPAVEQWSQTIADSNGFTDVSHTVEIFGNCRDCSKAQ